From Phragmites australis chromosome 5, lpPhrAust1.1, whole genome shotgun sequence, a single genomic window includes:
- the LOC133917423 gene encoding uncharacterized protein LOC133917423 encodes MAGKQQQQQGVVVAEPSVARRLWRVVRAVLYMLRRGLPSGRKLTMDLHLLLHRGKMAGKVLRDLLAFHHSHHRAAFSSSSANAGGGSCRTLDPSLAVHEPSRGRREVEFSCSTTPLATGGSGLHLLGAGKSRRRNHHHRDDASAAAGTGYLHYYNYDAADVARVFEMLNDTDHLFTDDEPPMMPASSATPSPAQLLWASFGRSPAAATATSRKLRITNSPFQTAASRGVDDAQVDRRADEFIRRFYEQLRAQKSAASTPNYYGYAPSPYASGRTPRSLAAGIA; translated from the coding sequence ATGGCGGGgaagcagcaacagcagcagggCGTGGTGGTCGCGGAGCCAAGCGTGGCGCGGCGGCTGTGGCGCGTGGTGCGCGCCGTGCTCTACATGCTGCGCCGGGGCCTGCCGTCCGGGCGCAAGCTCACCATggacctccacctcctcctccaccgaggCAAGATGGCCGGCAAGGTCCTCAGAGACCTCCTCGCTTTCCACCACAGCCATCATCgcgccgccttctcctcctcctctgccaaCGCGGGGGGCGGGTCGTGCCGCACTCTGGACCCAAGCCTCGCGGTCCACGAGCCCTCGCGCGGCCGCCGCGAGGTTGAGTTCAGCTGCAGCACCACCCCCTTGGCCACCGGCGGCTCCGGACTCCACCTCCTCGGCGCCGGCAAAAGCCGCCGCcgcaaccaccaccaccgcgacgatgcctcggccgccgccggcACCGGGTACCTGCACTACTACAACTACGACGCAGCCGACGTTGCCAGGGTGTTCGAGATGCTCAACGACACCGACCACCTCTTCACCGACGATGAGCCCCCGATGATGCCGGCCTCCTCCGCGACGCCGTCCCCCGCGCAGCTGCTGTGGGCGTCGTTCGGGCGCAGCCCCGCCGCGGCGACAGCGACGAGCAGGAAGCTGCGCATCACCAACTCGCCGTTCCAGACCGCGGCCAGCAGGGGCGTCGACGACGCACAGGTGGACCGGCGGGCCGACGAGTTCATCAGGCGCTTCTACGAGCAGCTCCGCGCGCAGAAGAGCGCTGCCTCCACGCCGAACTACTACGGCTACGCCCCCAGCCCGTACGCCAGCGGGCGCACGCCGCGGTCCCTCGCCGCTGGCATCGCTTAA